A genomic window from Terrisporobacter glycolicus ATCC 14880 = DSM 1288 includes:
- a CDS encoding radical SAM protein: MYLYLNEKDTLTAHIKLNNICSGGCKNCGKYLNYLCLCTPYNNIEKELICSSWIGIIDSLCNLGIKKVYFTGGDPFFYEDLDEIVNFALEKRLEVNIVTTGLMDIPETLSYEGNIILTAFEYRNYKHILKKFEKFKNVYIYYIDDDLYKDFKKYLKGNMNVIKSTVNKEMSFNLTHIFINEEGRILNNFEEFENYTFEK; the protein is encoded by the coding sequence ATGTATTTATATTTAAATGAGAAAGATACTTTAACAGCTCATATTAAGTTAAATAATATATGTAGCGGAGGATGCAAAAATTGTGGAAAATATTTAAATTACTTATGCTTATGTACTCCATATAATAATATAGAAAAAGAACTAATTTGTAGTAGCTGGATAGGAATAATAGATTCATTATGTAATTTGGGCATAAAAAAGGTATATTTTACAGGTGGAGATCCGTTTTTCTATGAAGATTTAGATGAAATAGTAAATTTTGCGTTAGAAAAAAGATTAGAGGTTAATATAGTAACTACAGGATTAATGGATATACCAGAAACTCTATCTTATGAGGGAAATATCATACTTACAGCATTTGAATATAGAAACTATAAGCATATATTAAAAAAGTTTGAAAAGTTTAAAAATGTATATATTTATTACATTGATGATGATTTATATAAAGATTTTAAAAAATATTTAAAAGGAAATATGAATGTAATAAAATCTACTGTAAATAAAGAAATGAGTTTCAATTTGACACATATATTTATTAATGAAGAAGGTAGAATATTAAATAACTTTGAGGAATTTGAAAATTATACATTTGAAAAGTGA